A genomic region of Mycolicibacterium poriferae contains the following coding sequences:
- a CDS encoding acyl-CoA dehydrogenase, protein MPIAILEEHNDLADSVRSYVARVAPSEVLHEALENPIPNPPPYWKSAAEQGLQGVHLAESVGGQGFGILELAIVAAEFGYGAVPGPFVPSAIASALIAANDPDAAVLSGLASGETIATYAISSALTATRHGDGLVIRGEARSVPAAAQASVLVLPVAIESGEEWVVLDADQLEIEPVASVDPLRPVAHVRANGVEVTDDRVLSNLPQTMARALITTLLSAECIGVARWATDTAAAYAKIREQFGRPIGQFQAIKHKCANMIAETERATAAVWDAARAIDEERAGSQDDGEKASAFEFAAAVAATLAPVAAQHCAQDCIQVHGGIGFTWEHDTNVYYRRAIVLAAAFGRAADYPQQVVDTATSTGMRSIDIDLDPDTLKLREEIRAEVAALKEIPREERNAAIAEGGWVQPHLPAPWGRAATPIEQIIIAQEFSTGRVKRPQMGIAAWIIPSIVAYGTEAQQQQFLPPTFRGEMIWCQLFSEPGAGSDLASLTTKATKVDGGWRITGQKIWTTGAQFSQWGALLARTDPSAPKHQGITYFLLDMKAEGVEVKPLRELTGNAMFNTVFIDDVFVPDDMVLGEVDRGWEVSRNTLTNERVSIGSSEPPFLASLDQFVEFVRDGHFDQLEQNEAGRLIAEGHAAKLLNMRSTLLTLAGGDPMPAAAISKLLSMKTGQGYAEFGVSSFGTDAAVGDQGQPSGKWAEYLLAGRATTIYGGTSEVQLNIIAERLLGLPRDP, encoded by the coding sequence ATGCCCATCGCCATCCTGGAAGAGCACAACGATCTGGCCGACTCCGTGCGCTCATACGTCGCACGTGTCGCGCCCTCGGAGGTTCTGCACGAAGCCCTCGAGAACCCGATCCCCAACCCGCCGCCCTACTGGAAGTCGGCGGCCGAACAAGGCCTGCAGGGCGTCCACCTCGCCGAGTCGGTCGGCGGGCAGGGCTTCGGCATCCTGGAACTGGCCATCGTCGCCGCCGAGTTCGGCTACGGCGCCGTGCCCGGCCCCTTCGTGCCGTCGGCCATCGCCAGCGCACTGATCGCGGCCAACGATCCCGACGCCGCCGTGCTGAGCGGTCTGGCCTCCGGCGAGACCATCGCCACCTACGCGATCAGCTCCGCACTGACCGCGACGCGGCACGGTGACGGCCTGGTGATCCGCGGCGAAGCCCGCTCCGTACCCGCCGCCGCGCAGGCCTCGGTACTGGTCCTGCCGGTCGCGATCGAATCGGGCGAGGAGTGGGTGGTCCTCGACGCCGACCAGCTCGAGATCGAGCCGGTCGCCTCCGTCGACCCGTTGCGCCCCGTCGCGCACGTGCGCGCCAACGGCGTCGAGGTGACCGACGACCGCGTGCTGTCCAACCTGCCGCAGACGATGGCCCGAGCGCTGATCACGACGCTGCTCTCGGCAGAGTGCATCGGCGTTGCGCGGTGGGCCACCGACACCGCCGCGGCCTACGCCAAGATCCGGGAACAGTTCGGTCGCCCGATCGGCCAGTTCCAGGCCATCAAGCACAAGTGCGCCAACATGATCGCCGAAACCGAACGCGCCACCGCCGCGGTGTGGGATGCCGCCCGCGCCATCGACGAGGAACGCGCTGGCAGTCAGGACGACGGTGAGAAGGCCAGCGCCTTCGAGTTCGCCGCCGCCGTCGCCGCGACCCTCGCCCCCGTCGCCGCCCAGCACTGCGCCCAGGACTGCATCCAGGTCCACGGCGGCATCGGCTTCACCTGGGAGCACGACACCAACGTGTACTACCGGCGCGCCATCGTGCTGGCCGCCGCGTTCGGCCGCGCCGCCGACTACCCCCAACAGGTCGTCGACACCGCGACGTCGACCGGCATGCGATCCATCGACATCGATCTGGACCCCGACACGCTCAAGCTGCGCGAGGAGATCCGGGCCGAGGTCGCGGCGCTGAAAGAGATTCCCAGAGAAGAACGTAACGCCGCCATCGCCGAGGGTGGGTGGGTGCAACCGCACCTGCCCGCACCATGGGGACGGGCCGCCACCCCGATCGAACAGATCATCATCGCCCAGGAGTTCTCCACCGGGCGGGTCAAGCGACCGCAGATGGGCATCGCCGCGTGGATCATCCCGTCGATCGTCGCCTACGGCACCGAAGCTCAGCAGCAGCAGTTCCTGCCGCCGACGTTCCGCGGCGAGATGATCTGGTGTCAGCTGTTTTCCGAGCCGGGTGCGGGCTCGGATCTCGCCAGCCTCACCACCAAGGCCACGAAGGTCGACGGCGGTTGGCGCATCACCGGGCAGAAAATCTGGACCACCGGCGCGCAGTTCTCGCAGTGGGGTGCGCTGCTGGCCCGCACCGACCCCAGCGCGCCCAAGCATCAGGGCATCACCTACTTCTTGCTCGACATGAAGGCCGAGGGGGTCGAGGTCAAGCCGCTTCGGGAGCTCACCGGCAACGCGATGTTCAACACCGTGTTCATCGACGACGTGTTCGTCCCCGACGACATGGTGCTCGGCGAGGTGGACCGCGGCTGGGAGGTCAGCCGCAACACGCTGACCAATGAACGCGTCTCGATCGGGAGCAGCGAGCCGCCGTTCCTGGCCAGCCTCGACCAGTTCGTCGAGTTCGTCCGCGACGGCCACTTCGACCAGCTCGAGCAGAACGAGGCCGGCCGGCTGATCGCCGAGGGACACGCCGCCAAGCTGCTCAACATGCGCTCGACGCTGCTGACGCTCGCCGGCGGTGACCCGATGCCCGCAGCCGCCATCTCCAAGCTCTTGTCGATGAAGACCGGCCAGGGCTACGCCGAGTTCGGGGTGTCGTCGTTCGGCACCGACGCC
- a CDS encoding 2-hydroxyacid dehydrogenase — protein MDRHAMVRVLAHFVAGEKVTNFLSAQRDWLDVRFCAEDDDDTFYRELSDAEVLWHVLRPVSGDDLARAPHLRLVHKLGAGVNTIDVTAASARGIAVANMPGANAPSVAEGTVLLMLAALRRLPALDHATRIGSGWPSDPSLGETVRDIGSCTVGLIGYGSIAKRVERIVVAMGARVLHTSTRDDGTPGWRSLPDLLADSDIVSLHLPLTEATTGLLGREAFGRLKPGAVLVNTARGPIVDEDALVDALRSGRLAAAGLDVFAVEPVPQDNPVLDLPNVVLTPHVTWYTADTMRRYLELAVDNCVRLRDGRDLANVVNQVAR, from the coding sequence ATGGATCGCCACGCGATGGTGAGAGTGCTCGCCCACTTCGTGGCCGGCGAGAAGGTCACCAATTTTCTCTCCGCGCAGCGTGATTGGCTCGACGTTCGCTTCTGCGCCGAAGACGACGACGACACGTTCTACCGCGAGCTGTCCGACGCCGAGGTGCTGTGGCACGTGCTGCGGCCGGTATCGGGTGACGACCTGGCCCGGGCGCCGCACCTGCGGCTGGTGCACAAACTCGGCGCGGGGGTGAACACCATCGACGTCACCGCCGCCTCCGCCCGCGGCATCGCGGTCGCCAACATGCCCGGGGCGAACGCGCCGTCGGTCGCCGAGGGAACGGTGTTGCTGATGCTCGCCGCGCTGCGCCGCCTGCCCGCCCTCGATCACGCCACCCGCATCGGGTCGGGCTGGCCGTCGGACCCCAGCCTCGGTGAGACCGTCCGCGACATCGGCTCCTGCACCGTGGGACTGATCGGCTACGGCAGCATCGCCAAACGCGTCGAGCGGATCGTCGTCGCGATGGGCGCCCGGGTGCTGCACACCAGCACTCGGGACGACGGCACGCCGGGGTGGCGCAGCCTGCCCGATCTGCTCGCCGACAGCGACATCGTGTCGCTGCATCTGCCGCTGACCGAGGCCACCACAGGGTTGCTCGGACGTGAGGCGTTCGGCCGGCTCAAGCCGGGCGCGGTGCTGGTGAACACCGCCCGCGGACCGATCGTCGACGAGGACGCCCTGGTCGACGCGCTGCGGTCGGGCCGGTTGGCGGCCGCCGGACTGGACGTGTTCGCCGTCGAACCGGTGCCCCAGGACAATCCGGTGCTGGACCTGCCCAACGTCGTGCTCACCCCACACGTCACCTGGTACACCGCCGACACGATGCGCCGCTACCTGGAACTGGCCGTCGACAACTGCGTCCGGCTTCGTGACGGACGCGACCTCGCCAACGTGGTGAACCAGGTGGCGAGGTAG
- a CDS encoding alpha/beta hydrolase, whose translation MTTSTAVTREFVGLDSTTAHRAGSGGHPCQGLYHRPEGHRPTVAMIATHYQIDFSEHYLAEYMAGRGFGFLGWNTRFRGFESSFLLDHALVDIGVGVRWLREEQGVDTIVLLGNSGGGSLMAAYQAHAVAHHVTPLEGMRPAAGLDDLPAADGYVATAAHPGRPDVLTAWMDASVTDENDAVATDPDLDLFDERNAPPYSADFVARYRAAQVARNEAITDWALAELVRVRAAGFSDRPFTVMRTWADPRMVDPTLEPTNRQPNMCYAGVPARANRSTYGIASACTLRNWLGMWSLRHAQTRAEPHLSRITCPALVINAEQDTGVFPSDAERIHDALAGTDKTACSIDTDHYFTTPGARTQQADTIAEWIATRW comes from the coding sequence ATGACCACATCCACGGCTGTCACCCGCGAATTCGTCGGGCTCGACTCGACGACGGCGCACCGAGCCGGGTCGGGTGGACATCCCTGCCAGGGGCTCTACCACCGCCCCGAGGGACACCGGCCCACCGTCGCGATGATCGCGACGCATTACCAGATCGACTTCTCCGAGCACTATCTCGCCGAGTACATGGCTGGGCGCGGCTTCGGCTTCCTCGGGTGGAACACCCGTTTCCGCGGATTCGAAAGCAGCTTCCTGCTCGATCACGCGCTGGTCGACATCGGTGTCGGGGTGCGCTGGCTGCGTGAAGAGCAGGGCGTCGACACCATTGTCCTGCTGGGCAATTCGGGCGGCGGATCGCTGATGGCCGCCTATCAGGCGCACGCCGTCGCGCACCACGTCACCCCGCTGGAAGGAATGCGACCCGCGGCCGGACTCGACGACCTGCCGGCGGCCGACGGTTATGTCGCCACGGCTGCACATCCCGGCAGGCCCGACGTGCTCACGGCGTGGATGGATGCCTCGGTCACCGACGAGAACGACGCGGTGGCAACGGATCCCGACCTGGACCTGTTCGACGAACGCAACGCACCGCCGTACTCGGCCGACTTCGTCGCCCGCTACCGCGCCGCGCAGGTCGCGCGCAACGAGGCCATCACCGACTGGGCGCTGGCCGAGCTCGTCCGGGTCCGCGCCGCCGGCTTCTCCGACCGGCCCTTCACGGTGATGCGCACCTGGGCCGACCCGCGGATGGTCGATCCCACCCTGGAGCCGACCAACCGGCAGCCCAACATGTGCTACGCCGGGGTCCCGGCACGGGCGAACCGGTCCACCTACGGCATCGCATCGGCCTGCACGTTGCGCAACTGGCTGGGCATGTGGAGCCTGCGGCATGCCCAAACCCGTGCCGAACCACATCTGAGCCGAATCACCTGCCCGGCGCTGGTGATCAACGCCGAGCAGGACACCGGCGTGTTCCCCTCCGACGCCGAGCGCATCCACGATGCGCTGGCCGGCACCGACAAGACCGCCTGCAGCATCGACACCGACCACTACTTCACGACACCTGGCGCCCGCACCCAGCAGGCCGACACGATCGCCGAATGGATCGCCACGCGATGGTGA
- a CDS encoding TetR/AcrR family transcriptional regulator, producing the protein MSTVARTPLPTARGRQTQAAIDDAARRVIARKGILATTVADIAGEAGRSTASFYNYYDSKEAMVREWALRFRDEARERALAATAPGLSNRERSRQAAAAHWHTYRNRLAEIISVSQMAMISPDFAEYWNEICAFPTELIASLVKQVQGQGYCAGSDPQLIAVALVSMFNQFCYTQLSGSRDEDTVDDDACITTLAEIFYRTIYHRESGEP; encoded by the coding sequence ATGAGCACGGTGGCGCGGACTCCGTTGCCGACAGCGCGCGGCCGCCAGACCCAGGCGGCGATCGACGACGCCGCGCGCAGGGTCATCGCCCGCAAGGGCATCCTGGCAACCACGGTCGCCGACATCGCCGGCGAGGCCGGCCGCTCCACGGCGTCGTTCTACAACTACTACGACTCCAAGGAAGCGATGGTCCGCGAGTGGGCACTGCGCTTCCGCGACGAAGCCCGCGAACGCGCGCTGGCCGCGACGGCACCCGGGCTGAGCAACCGGGAACGCTCCCGCCAGGCCGCCGCGGCACACTGGCACACCTACCGCAACCGGCTCGCAGAGATCATCAGCGTGTCGCAGATGGCGATGATCAGCCCCGACTTCGCCGAGTACTGGAACGAGATCTGCGCATTTCCCACCGAATTGATCGCTTCCTTGGTCAAACAGGTTCAGGGACAGGGCTACTGCGCGGGCAGTGACCCCCAGTTGATCGCCGTGGCCCTGGTGTCGATGTTCAACCAGTTCTGCTATACCCAACTGTCCGGCAGCCGTGACGAGGACACCGTCGACGACGACGCCTGCATCACGACACTCGCCGAAATCTTCTACCGGACGATCTACCATCGGGAGTCGGGAGAACCATGA
- a CDS encoding VOC family protein — protein sequence MIKPYNTNTEFDLGGINHVALVCSDMQKTVDFYSNVLGMPLIKSLDLPGGMGQHFFFDAGNGDCVAFFWFADAPDRVPGISSPEAIPGIGDIVSAVSTMNHLAFHVPAEKFDEYRQRLKDKGVRVGPILNHDESPAQVSPTVHPGVYVRSFYFLDPDGITLEFACWTKQFGDADTATEPKTAADRRAPTRV from the coding sequence GTGATCAAGCCGTACAACACCAACACCGAATTCGACCTCGGCGGCATCAACCACGTCGCGCTGGTGTGTTCGGACATGCAGAAGACGGTGGACTTCTACAGCAACGTGCTGGGCATGCCGCTGATCAAGTCCCTCGACCTGCCCGGCGGCATGGGGCAGCACTTCTTCTTCGACGCCGGCAACGGTGACTGCGTGGCGTTCTTCTGGTTCGCCGACGCCCCCGACCGCGTGCCCGGTATCTCCTCACCGGAGGCCATCCCCGGCATCGGTGACATCGTCAGCGCCGTGAGCACGATGAACCACCTGGCCTTTCATGTCCCGGCCGAGAAGTTCGACGAGTACCGGCAGCGGCTCAAGGACAAGGGAGTCCGGGTCGGCCCGATTCTCAACCACGACGAGAGCCCCGCGCAGGTCTCACCGACTGTCCATCCGGGGGTGTACGTCCGGTCTTTCTACTTCCTGGACCCGGACGGCATCACCCTCGAGTTCGCTTGCTGGACGAAGCAGTTCGGCGACGCCGACACCGCCACCGAGCCGAAGACCGCCGCCGATCGTCGGGCGCCGACGCGCGTCTAG
- a CDS encoding TetR/AcrR family transcriptional regulator, translating into MAQIRPYRGIEAGQRIAERRRRLLTAGLDLLGAAPTPGDLTVRAICAQSGLAARYFYENFADKDAFVSAVFDWVVADIAATTQAAVAAAPAREQTRAGMTNLVRTISDDARVGRLLFSDRLANPVVVRKRAESGALFALLSGQHAEAALHVTANERIKAASHFVVGGVAQTLSAWLAGDLDFTPEQLADQLGMLIDRLGDPALYRDP; encoded by the coding sequence ATGGCCCAGATTCGTCCGTACCGGGGAATCGAAGCCGGCCAGCGCATCGCCGAGCGCAGACGCCGGCTGCTGACTGCGGGCCTGGACCTGCTCGGCGCCGCGCCCACCCCCGGCGACCTCACGGTGCGCGCCATCTGTGCGCAGTCCGGTCTGGCGGCGCGCTACTTCTACGAGAACTTCGCCGACAAGGACGCGTTCGTCAGCGCGGTGTTCGACTGGGTGGTCGCTGACATCGCGGCCACCACGCAGGCGGCGGTGGCCGCCGCACCGGCGCGCGAACAGACCCGGGCCGGCATGACCAACCTGGTGCGCACCATCTCCGACGACGCCCGGGTGGGCCGGCTGCTGTTCAGCGATCGCCTGGCCAACCCGGTGGTGGTGCGCAAGCGCGCGGAGTCCGGCGCATTGTTCGCGCTGCTGTCCGGGCAGCACGCCGAGGCCGCCCTACACGTGACCGCCAACGAGCGGATCAAGGCGGCCAGCCACTTCGTCGTCGGCGGCGTGGCTCAGACCCTGAGCGCGTGGCTGGCCGGTGACCTCGATTTCACCCCCGAGCAGCTCGCCGACCAACTCGGCATGCTGATCGACCGACTCGGCGACCCGGCGCTCTACCGCGACCCCTAG
- a CDS encoding oxygenase MpaB family protein → MTVSEPVPQVDSPTSSPEATARRGRSGADDGMLGLGLLAGPANVIMQLARPGVGYGVLESRVESGRIDRHPIKRARTTFTYLAVSTSGTAEQKAAFRRAVNGAHAQVFSTDESPVKYHAFDKDLQLWVGACLYKGVVDVHRIFGGEPDEDTAERLYLQGRALATMLQVPESMWPADRAAFDRYWQKALDEVHIDDTVREFLYPIALSRLQGLTLPGPLRRRTEGLALLITTGFLPQRFRDEMRLSWGPDQQRRFDLLMKVLRTVNTISPRFIREFPFNVLLKDLDWRIRTGRPLV, encoded by the coding sequence GTGACGGTGAGCGAGCCTGTTCCGCAGGTCGATTCCCCTACCAGCAGCCCCGAGGCCACCGCCCGTCGAGGACGGAGCGGAGCGGACGACGGCATGCTCGGGCTGGGCCTGCTGGCCGGCCCGGCGAATGTGATCATGCAGCTGGCGCGTCCCGGGGTCGGGTACGGAGTGCTGGAAAGCCGCGTCGAAAGCGGCCGTATCGACCGGCATCCGATCAAGCGGGCCCGCACCACCTTCACCTATCTCGCGGTGTCCACCAGCGGAACTGCCGAGCAGAAAGCCGCCTTCCGGCGCGCGGTCAACGGGGCGCACGCGCAGGTGTTCTCCACCGACGAAAGCCCGGTGAAGTACCACGCCTTCGACAAGGACCTGCAGTTGTGGGTGGGCGCGTGCCTGTACAAGGGCGTCGTCGACGTGCACCGGATCTTCGGCGGGGAACCCGACGAGGACACCGCCGAACGGCTGTACCTGCAGGGGCGCGCCCTGGCCACGATGTTGCAGGTGCCCGAGTCGATGTGGCCCGCCGACCGCGCCGCGTTCGACCGCTACTGGCAGAAGGCCCTCGACGAGGTCCACATCGACGACACCGTCCGGGAGTTCCTGTATCCGATCGCACTCTCGCGTCTGCAGGGACTCACCCTGCCCGGCCCGCTCCGACGTCGCACCGAGGGGCTGGCCCTGCTCATCACCACCGGCTTCCTGCCGCAGCGCTTCCGCGACGAGATGCGACTGAGCTGGGGACCCGATCAGCAACGCCGGTTCGATCTGCTGATGAAGGTCCTGCGCACCGTCAACACGATCTCGCCGCGCTTCATCAGGGAGTTCCCGTTCAACGTGCTGCTCAAGGACCTCGACTGGCGTATCCGCACGGGCCGCCCGCTGGTGTGA
- the eccA gene encoding type VII secretion AAA-ATPase EccA, whose product MDIGSDTVATVAGHPHRIDRDVISRFATCCRALGLSVHDRQRPADLAAARSGFGALTRVAADQCDAWTGLAAAGDVTPQVVEQIWQTSATAGALQRQIELAPGALGFGYDTGLYLRFRAASPADFSLAYAVSLCEAADFGTAERLVGELLEHRPGWLQARWVRAAIHYRAERWSDVVRMLTPMVGDRFLDDASAHAARVTLGIALARLGMFAPALSHLEQPDGPLTVAATDGALAKALALRAQGEDDDARELLQELYAANPEHAQIEEALSDATFGFATTTAARIEARTDPWDPGTEPGEADFVDPGAKDRKAHLLVEAEAELAEFIGLEEVKYQVARLKSSVAMAIRRQERGLAVAQRTNHLVFAGPPGTGKTTIARVVAKIYCGLGLLKKETVREVHRADLIGQHIGETEAKTNAVIDSALDGVLFLDEAYALVSTGAKNDFGLVAIDTLLARMENDRDRLVVIVAGYRKDLDTFLDTNEGLRSRFTRSIDFPSYSSKELAEIATRMAEKRDSRFDDAARADMERLFAHLAESSTADAAGVQRRSLDIAGNGRFVRNLVERSEEEREYRLDHAPRTDDAGDFTDDELMTITAADVANSAAPLLRGLGLSVPDQQPGRS is encoded by the coding sequence ATGGACATTGGAAGTGACACCGTCGCGACGGTCGCCGGTCACCCGCACCGGATAGACCGCGACGTCATCAGCCGGTTCGCGACCTGCTGTCGCGCGCTCGGGTTGTCGGTGCACGACCGGCAGCGACCGGCGGATCTGGCCGCCGCCCGATCCGGGTTCGGTGCTCTGACTCGCGTGGCTGCCGACCAGTGCGACGCATGGACCGGCCTGGCCGCCGCCGGAGACGTGACACCGCAGGTGGTCGAGCAGATTTGGCAAACATCGGCCACCGCGGGCGCGTTGCAGCGTCAGATCGAACTGGCGCCCGGCGCGCTCGGCTTCGGCTATGACACCGGTCTCTACCTGCGTTTCCGTGCCGCGTCCCCGGCGGACTTCTCCCTTGCCTATGCGGTGTCCCTTTGCGAGGCAGCAGATTTCGGGACTGCTGAGCGTCTGGTCGGTGAGCTGCTGGAACACCGGCCCGGGTGGTTGCAGGCTCGCTGGGTGCGCGCGGCGATCCACTACCGGGCCGAGCGTTGGTCCGACGTGGTGCGGATGCTGACGCCGATGGTCGGTGACCGGTTCCTCGACGACGCGAGCGCTCACGCCGCCCGGGTGACCCTCGGCATCGCGCTGGCCCGGCTGGGCATGTTCGCCCCCGCACTGTCGCACCTTGAACAACCCGACGGCCCGCTGACCGTCGCCGCGACCGACGGCGCGCTGGCCAAGGCGCTGGCCCTGCGTGCCCAGGGCGAGGACGACGACGCCCGCGAGCTGCTGCAGGAGCTCTACGCCGCGAATCCCGAGCATGCGCAGATCGAAGAGGCCTTGTCCGACGCCACATTCGGGTTCGCGACCACCACGGCGGCGCGCATCGAGGCGCGCACCGATCCGTGGGATCCCGGCACGGAGCCCGGGGAAGCGGACTTCGTCGACCCCGGGGCCAAGGACCGCAAGGCGCACCTGCTGGTGGAGGCCGAGGCCGAGCTCGCCGAGTTCATCGGCCTCGAGGAGGTCAAATACCAGGTCGCCCGGCTGAAAAGCTCGGTGGCGATGGCGATCCGGCGCCAGGAGCGGGGGCTGGCCGTCGCCCAGCGCACCAATCACCTGGTGTTCGCCGGGCCGCCCGGAACGGGCAAGACCACCATCGCGCGGGTGGTCGCCAAGATCTATTGCGGGCTGGGTCTGTTGAAGAAGGAGACCGTCCGCGAGGTGCACCGCGCCGACCTGATCGGCCAGCACATCGGTGAGACGGAGGCCAAGACCAACGCCGTCATCGACAGTGCGCTCGACGGTGTGCTGTTCCTCGACGAGGCCTACGCGCTGGTGTCCACCGGGGCCAAGAACGACTTCGGCCTCGTTGCCATCGACACGCTGCTCGCGCGGATGGAGAACGACCGTGACCGTCTGGTCGTCATCGTCGCGGGCTACCGCAAAGACCTCGACACCTTCCTCGACACCAACGAGGGTCTGCGCTCCCGATTCACCCGCAGCATCGACTTCCCGTCCTACTCGTCGAAGGAGCTGGCCGAAATCGCCACCCGCATGGCCGAGAAGCGGGACTCGCGCTTCGACGATGCCGCCCGCGCCGACATGGAACGGCTCTTTGCCCACCTCGCGGAGTCCTCGACCGCCGACGCCGCGGGCGTGCAGCGGCGCAGCCTCGACATCGCCGGCAACGGGCGTTTCGTGCGTAACCTCGTCGAGCGTTCCGAGGAGGAGCGCGAGTATCGCCTCGACCACGCACCGCGCACCGACGACGCCGGGGACTTCACCGACGACGAGCTGATGACCATCACCGCCGCCGACGTCGCCAACTCGGCGGCACCGCTGCTGCGCGGGCTCGGTCTGTCGGTGCCCGATCAACAGCCGGGCCGGTCGTGA
- the eccB gene encoding type VII secretion protein EccB, giving the protein MTAPDGDRRSFSSRTPANENPDRVGYRRGFVTRHQVTGWRFVMRRIASGVALHDTRMLVDPLRTQSRAVLVGALVLVTGIVGCFLFSLIRPSGSAGDDAILADRDTAALYVRLGDQLHPVLNLASARLIAGRPDNPALVKSSELDQFPRGNMLGIPGAPERMVANQTRDAFWTVCDAATGSQAGVTVIAGPPATEGERASALPDGQAVLAENGGITWLLWDGRRSAVDLADRAVVDGLGVGAEMAGRGPQPIADGLFNAIPEGPALVSPLIPGAGTPAQVPLPVDAPVGAVLVAYEADNTLRHYVVLPDGLQPIPVVLASILRNTNSYGFAAPPRIGADEVARVPVADGIDTSVYPAQPLDLVDTDADPVTCVVWAKPEGAQENSLTLLSGSTLPAPAGLHTVDLVSSGGPGGPATRVALTPGTGYFVDSRGSLFWVSDTGVRYGIDTGHSGSGEAGFDSVEALGLTSTPLPIPWSVLSQFAAGPTLSRADALLAHDTLAPAAAPARLENLTTMENP; this is encoded by the coding sequence GTGACCGCGCCCGACGGGGACCGGCGTTCGTTCAGCTCGCGGACGCCGGCCAACGAGAACCCCGACCGCGTCGGCTACCGCCGCGGTTTCGTGACCCGACACCAGGTGACCGGGTGGCGATTCGTCATGCGCCGCATCGCCTCCGGTGTCGCGCTGCACGACACGAGAATGCTGGTCGACCCGCTGCGCACCCAGTCGCGGGCCGTGCTCGTCGGCGCGCTGGTTCTCGTCACCGGCATCGTCGGCTGTTTCCTGTTCTCGCTGATCCGGCCCTCGGGGTCGGCGGGGGACGACGCGATCCTCGCCGACCGTGACACCGCAGCGCTGTACGTGCGTCTCGGCGATCAGCTGCACCCGGTCCTGAACCTGGCCTCCGCCCGGCTCATCGCCGGCCGGCCGGACAACCCGGCGCTGGTGAAGAGCAGCGAGCTCGACCAGTTCCCCCGCGGTAACATGCTCGGCATCCCCGGGGCCCCGGAACGCATGGTGGCCAACCAGACCCGCGACGCCTTCTGGACGGTCTGCGACGCGGCGACCGGATCCCAGGCCGGGGTCACGGTCATCGCCGGTCCGCCCGCCACCGAGGGCGAGCGCGCGAGCGCCCTGCCGGACGGTCAGGCGGTGCTGGCCGAGAACGGCGGCATCACGTGGCTGCTGTGGGACGGGCGACGCAGCGCGGTCGACCTCGCCGACCGCGCAGTGGTCGACGGCCTCGGTGTCGGCGCCGAGATGGCCGGGCGAGGGCCACAGCCGATCGCCGACGGCCTGTTCAACGCGATCCCCGAAGGGCCGGCGCTGGTCTCACCGCTGATCCCGGGCGCCGGCACACCCGCACAGGTGCCGCTGCCGGTCGATGCGCCGGTCGGGGCGGTCCTGGTGGCCTACGAGGCGGACAACACGTTGCGCCACTACGTGGTGCTGCCCGACGGTCTGCAGCCGATCCCGGTGGTGCTGGCCTCGATCCTGCGCAACACCAACTCTTACGGTTTCGCCGCGCCCCCGCGGATCGGTGCCGACGAGGTGGCGCGGGTCCCGGTCGCCGACGGCATCGACACCTCGGTGTATCCGGCGCAGCCGCTCGACCTCGTCGACACCGACGCCGACCCCGTAACCTGCGTCGTCTGGGCGAAACCAGAGGGTGCGCAGGAGAACTCGTTGACGTTGCTGTCCGGGTCCACGCTTCCCGCCCCGGCAGGACTGCATACCGTCGATCTGGTGAGTTCGGGCGGCCCGGGTGGACCGGCCACCCGCGTAGCCCTGACCCCGGGCACCGGATACTTCGTCGACAGTCGCGGATCGCTGTTCTGGGTCAGCGACACCGGCGTGCGCTACGGCATCGACACCGGCCACAGCGGTTCCGGTGAAGCCGGATTCGACTCCGTCGAGGCGCTCGGCTTGACCTCGACCCCGCTGCCGATCCCGTGGTCGGTGCTGTCCCAGTTCGCCGCCGGTCCGACGCTGTCACGTGCCGACGCGCTCCTGGCGCACGACACGCTGGCTCCCGCCGCGGCGCCGGCCCGGTTGGAGAACCTCACGACTATGGAAAACCCATGA